The following are encoded in a window of Pyxidicoccus trucidator genomic DNA:
- a CDS encoding PDDEXK nuclease domain-containing protein — protein sequence MTTKTSPKKRVARAKPTATKATALAVPRAKRALVDGGDTRFAEVIALIEAARRRAYQAVNTELVAHYWELGEYISRKIASAEWGDGVVEELAADLARRYPGVRGYTRPNLFRMRQFYEAYRSNRKVSPLVRQLPWTHHLIILSQAKPVETREFYILAAIKERWSKRALERQIRSGAVLREVHATKRVSPAVGQIHPTAIDEFKNAYNVEFLGLAAEHSEADLHGALLRNLGRFLAELGRDFCFVGSQHPVQVGNQDFAIDLVFFHRGLQCLVAFELKVDKFKPADLGQLSFYVEALDRDVKKPHERLSIGVLLCATKDDEVVEYALARTTSPTLVAEYQTFLPPKELLRAKLHELYAQLSPDKEVRASNPTLKRSPRGP from the coding sequence ATGACCACGAAGACCTCCCCGAAGAAGCGCGTCGCTCGCGCGAAGCCCACCGCCACCAAGGCGACGGCGCTTGCCGTGCCTCGTGCAAAGCGGGCGCTCGTGGACGGCGGGGACACGCGGTTCGCCGAGGTCATCGCGCTCATCGAGGCGGCTCGACGACGGGCGTACCAAGCCGTGAACACGGAGCTCGTCGCCCACTACTGGGAGCTCGGCGAGTACATCAGCCGGAAGATCGCGAGCGCCGAATGGGGCGACGGCGTCGTCGAGGAGCTCGCCGCCGATCTCGCGAGGCGCTACCCCGGCGTCCGGGGCTACACGCGCCCGAACCTCTTTCGGATGCGCCAGTTCTACGAGGCGTACCGCTCGAACCGAAAAGTCTCACCACTGGTGAGACAATTGCCCTGGACCCACCATCTCATCATCCTCAGCCAGGCGAAGCCCGTCGAGACGCGGGAGTTCTACATCCTTGCCGCCATCAAGGAGCGCTGGTCGAAGCGCGCGCTCGAGCGACAGATCCGGTCGGGCGCCGTCCTTCGAGAGGTGCACGCCACGAAGAGGGTCTCACCAGCGGTAGGACAAATTCACCCGACGGCAATCGACGAGTTCAAGAACGCCTACAACGTCGAGTTCCTCGGCCTCGCTGCCGAACACTCGGAAGCCGACCTCCACGGCGCTCTGCTCCGAAACCTCGGCCGCTTCCTCGCCGAACTCGGTCGTGACTTCTGCTTCGTGGGCTCGCAGCACCCGGTGCAGGTCGGCAATCAAGACTTCGCGATCGACCTCGTCTTCTTCCACCGCGGGCTGCAGTGCCTCGTCGCCTTCGAGCTGAAGGTCGACAAGTTCAAGCCCGCCGATCTCGGTCAGCTCTCGTTCTACGTCGAGGCTCTCGACCGCGACGTGAAGAAGCCGCATGAGCGTCTTTCCATCGGCGTGCTGCTCTGCGCGACGAAGGACGACGAGGTCGTCGAGTACGCGCTCGCCCGTACGACGTCGCCCACGCTCGTGGCCGAGTACCAGACGTTCCTGCCTCCGAAGGAACTGCTCCGCGCGAAGCTCCACGAGTTGTACGCGCAGCTCTCGCCGGACAAGGAGGTCCGCGCATCGAACCCAACTCTGAAACGCTCACCGAGGGGGCCATGA
- a CDS encoding phage antirepressor KilAC domain-containing protein codes for MRYIAQQPAVEFVDRYASAESCLSLRDSAKRLRIPPMTLNRSLVEDRVLFRNPRKVLEPYADFIQRGLFVFPPHLVPVKKPEGEVMKDFSQTRVTTAGVVWLGERYAHLSAPLPH; via the coding sequence GTGCGGTACATCGCGCAGCAGCCCGCGGTGGAGTTCGTGGACCGCTACGCGAGCGCCGAGTCGTGCCTGTCGTTGCGCGACTCCGCGAAGCGCCTGCGCATTCCTCCGATGACGCTCAACCGATCACTGGTGGAGGACCGCGTCCTCTTCCGGAACCCGCGCAAGGTGTTGGAGCCCTACGCCGACTTCATCCAGCGCGGGCTCTTCGTCTTCCCTCCTCACCTCGTTCCGGTGAAGAAGCCGGAGGGCGAGGTGATGAAGGACTTCTCCCAGACACGCGTGACGACGGCGGGCGTCGTGTGGCTCGGGGAACGCTACGCCCACCTTTCGGCGCCGCTGCCGCACTGA
- a CDS encoding acyl-CoA dehydrogenase family protein, with translation MPNPFTEEHEAFRKSVRAFVEKEMTPHGLEWDRAGIFPRELFKKCGELGFLGINHDPKYGGSGLDYWYVTAFAEELARSYNAGVNMALLVQSQMATPIINEVGTDEQKREFLEPALKGEKIAALGVSEPGCGSDVASIKTTARRDGDDYVINGSKMWITNGTRADFITLAVRTGGEGYGGISLVTFPTDVKGFGVSKKLDKVGNLSSDTAILYFEDCRIPARYVLGEENEGFYSIMTNFQGERLVGAITTVAGMERMVEDSIRYGNEREAFGRPLMKFQVWRHKFVEHLTGIEAAKRLTYHAVDVFDRKEVPAVKEISMAKLFAGDLAQRVAYDCQQFFGGMGYIEETPIARMWRDVRLITIGGGTSEVMKEILSKLYGF, from the coding sequence ATGCCCAACCCGTTCACCGAGGAGCACGAGGCCTTCCGTAAGTCAGTGCGGGCCTTCGTCGAGAAGGAGATGACGCCCCACGGTCTGGAGTGGGACAGGGCCGGCATCTTCCCGCGCGAGCTGTTCAAGAAGTGCGGCGAGCTGGGCTTCCTGGGCATCAACCACGACCCGAAGTACGGCGGCAGCGGGCTGGACTACTGGTACGTGACGGCCTTCGCGGAGGAGCTGGCGCGCAGCTACAACGCGGGCGTCAACATGGCGCTGCTGGTGCAGAGCCAGATGGCCACGCCCATCATCAACGAGGTCGGCACGGACGAGCAGAAGCGCGAGTTCCTCGAGCCCGCGCTCAAGGGCGAGAAGATCGCCGCGCTGGGCGTGAGCGAGCCGGGCTGTGGCTCGGACGTGGCCAGCATCAAGACGACGGCGCGCCGGGACGGGGATGACTACGTCATCAACGGCTCGAAGATGTGGATCACCAACGGCACCCGGGCGGACTTCATCACCCTGGCCGTGCGCACCGGCGGAGAGGGCTACGGCGGAATCTCGCTGGTGACGTTCCCCACGGACGTGAAGGGCTTCGGCGTCTCCAAGAAGCTGGACAAGGTGGGCAACCTGTCCTCGGACACGGCCATCCTCTACTTCGAGGACTGCCGCATCCCCGCCCGCTACGTGCTGGGCGAGGAGAACGAGGGCTTCTACTCCATCATGACCAACTTCCAGGGCGAGCGCCTGGTGGGGGCCATCACCACGGTGGCCGGCATGGAGCGGATGGTGGAGGACTCCATCCGCTACGGCAACGAGCGCGAGGCGTTCGGCCGGCCGCTGATGAAGTTCCAGGTGTGGCGCCACAAGTTCGTGGAGCACCTGACGGGCATCGAAGCGGCGAAGCGGCTCACCTACCACGCGGTGGACGTGTTCGACCGGAAGGAGGTCCCCGCGGTGAAGGAGATCTCCATGGCGAAGCTGTTCGCCGGAGACCTGGCCCAGCGCGTGGCCTACGACTGCCAGCAGTTCTTCGGCGGCATGGGCTACATCGAGGAGACGCCCATCGCCCGCATGTGGCGGGACGTGCGCCTCATCACCATCGGCGGAGGCACGTCCGAGGTGATGAAGGAGATTCTCTCCAAGCTGTACGGCTTCTAG
- a CDS encoding DUF6731 family protein has product MATARRMTVHFYRVNMPHGQNFEDLLTGVFGFSTAIRSIEVSAVPYRLETLIASGRYYEGEMIRLREDYHPGKYRMDEQGATDLGLADDELIGEETAFIYDSQLNILALQKVHGGVSAGAFAKYFRRFLANGSEAFGLEVVLNNDPIRQMTRLTEVKTFEVEVAPVPTDVFHGMDTLKALARAQAESGATRVTLSMGMGRTRGGAIGRGFVDNILSGLLRVLAEEEHGKNAIRKLRVGGPTGEDVEAPVIDLLSQRMVSYLRYEWDDRYVPYTVRRPLVKGAYEAMEQELRSVYGPRVTT; this is encoded by the coding sequence ATGGCGACGGCGCGTCGGATGACAGTTCATTTCTATCGTGTGAACATGCCTCACGGTCAGAACTTCGAAGACCTTCTGACCGGCGTGTTCGGTTTCTCAACCGCCATACGCTCTATCGAAGTCAGCGCCGTCCCTTATCGACTGGAGACACTCATTGCGAGTGGCCGGTATTACGAAGGGGAGATGATTCGCCTGCGCGAGGACTACCACCCAGGCAAGTACCGCATGGACGAGCAAGGGGCAACCGACCTTGGGCTCGCGGACGATGAACTCATCGGTGAGGAAACGGCCTTTATCTACGACTCGCAGCTGAACATCTTGGCACTTCAGAAAGTTCATGGCGGGGTCTCCGCCGGTGCTTTCGCGAAGTACTTCCGTCGTTTCCTCGCCAACGGGTCAGAAGCGTTCGGATTGGAAGTCGTGCTGAACAACGACCCAATCCGGCAGATGACGCGCCTGACTGAGGTGAAGACCTTCGAGGTAGAGGTTGCTCCGGTTCCGACGGACGTGTTCCACGGCATGGACACGTTGAAGGCGCTGGCGAGGGCGCAGGCAGAGTCGGGGGCTACTCGAGTCACCCTTTCGATGGGAATGGGGAGGACTCGCGGAGGCGCAATCGGACGCGGCTTCGTGGACAACATCCTCAGTGGCCTCTTGCGAGTCCTCGCCGAGGAAGAGCACGGAAAAAACGCAATCCGCAAGCTGCGGGTAGGAGGACCTACTGGTGAGGATGTCGAGGCGCCAGTTATCGACCTGCTCTCCCAACGAATGGTCTCCTATCTGCGGTACGAATGGGACGACAGATACGTCCCCTATACTGTGCGGCGTCCCCTCGTTAAAGGGGCCTACGAAGCCATGGAGCAGGAACTTCGAAGCGTCTATGGCCCCAGAGTGACTACATGA